The Syngnathus typhle isolate RoL2023-S1 ecotype Sweden linkage group LG14, RoL_Styp_1.0, whole genome shotgun sequence genome segment CGTACTGCAGCCAAACGGCTTTTTCTCAAGCACCGCCCAGTGATCGTGACAGTGGTCATGAACCAATCGCATCCGGTATGTTTAAACTGGCACAAAGGAGCGCATGATTCGAGACGAAGCGGGGACTGGGGAGGCGGAGCTAAAGGAACTCGTCAAAAGCAAATTGATAGAATGTAGCAAAACAACGAGCAGGAAGTCTTCCAGTTCTGCGTTAAATATTTCTTACAAAGTAAGTTTCCGTGTAAGTTTAGCCTAAAATGAGACTCCGGTCACAGAGAACCTTGACGCCCTACACGGAGACGCCGAGGAAAACACGGCAGCCGTCCAGCAACAAAGCTACACCAACACCAAGACGAAGTCGTCGTTGTGTATCAGTCCCAGGAACTCCATTACAAGATAaagtaatgcaaaaaaaatttttaaataaGCTTTTCCTCGACAATGTCTTGACATTTCAATTTCAATGCAAACTACGTTTCGTGCCTACAACTTATCTCGACAGAACTAGCCGTGCTATTGGTAGCTATTAGCTAGCTTTCGATTGTTATGGTCTCAAAAAGAGAGTCAAAAAGATCGTCTGCGAAGTTAGATCTAGATATGGCATTTACCCGATTTATATATATTCAAAGAATTGTAAAACTTTCCACGTTTGTGTAATCAGGCCAACATGCACATCTCAAACTCCAATGCATTCATCGTATTGTTTTGATTGTGGCCTTGGTTATATGGGTGGCGCAAATTAAATGTgcccatatgcagaatatttaTTATATCTATGTTTATAGTGTGTATTCTCCCTAATGTTCCTTTGTAAAcacaaaaatgtgtgttttaatgAATGTGTTgggcatatttaaatgttccagCTTCATGTGTGTACCAATAAGTAGGTCAACAAAGTATGACATATTTTATTCATACACAATGTTGCAGAATCCCTCGCTTCAATATCATGTTTAATACAGTATGACACCTTTCAAATAATATGAGAGAAATATGATCTTTATATAAAAAGTAATGAAGCTGCCAGTGCCCAACCAGAACCTCTTACTGTGAAGGTTGAAGTGCTGTCAGATTGTGAAGATGGCCCACCCATGAGGAGGCGCGTGCTGCCCTGTAGGTGGCCGAGAAAAAGAGCCATTGCAACGGTTGTCAAAGAAACAGGTGATCCCCCCTTCTTTCTCGTAAATTGATaccctgacctttttttccTGGCTCTAACTTGACACTGTTCTTCAAGATGCGGTCTTGAAGACTCCACCCAGGTCCATATTGCGCCATGAACGCGTACTGTCAGAGATGGACCCTGCATCTCCTTATAATTCAACCACCCAAAAGATCTCCACCCCCATTGTTCGATTCCTCACACCCAGCAAAGAGAGTAAGTAAATCCTCAGTCTGGTCTTTTAAAAGATGAATTATTTCATGCATAGAAACCTTTTTGCATTTGATGTCTTAACTTTTATGAAGTGAGAAAGAAATTGGTCTTTAttttttcaacaacaacaaagatcaAGATTACAAGAGCGAAGAAAACAACGTAATGATGAGTCCCGAACAAGGAGTGTTTGGTTACGGCTCCATTGACCTCCTGGCGGGAGACGCGGACAACCACATCTTCAGTCCGTAAGCATTATTTTCTGCCTGTTTACATTTTTACAGCTTCGATGTCTGTCAACGTTACGATAGCAGATCTGGGCCAAGTGTCATCCTTGCTATTGTCGTTATCACAGTATCGGACTTTGACCATATTTCTTCCCAGCTTCAGTTTCATCAAGAACCTGCCATCCCAGTCGCACTATTCCCAGCCCAGACTACCTGACATCCCCCCTAAAACCAGGAGTACCCCGGAGTCCACGCTTGTAGTGGACCTAGTGAGTGCCAAGTTTTTCTTTGTCCCTATTAAGGCTGAGTACGCAAAACAAGACAAACTATGGATGGTTGTGCTTCCAGGATGAAACATTGATGTTTGGATCTCTGAACGTCATCGACAATGCCGAATACACCTTCCAGACAGCATTTCAGGATCATCAATATAAGGTGAATGAAGTCATAATCAATTCCCATGCTGTGAATGGTGCATTGCTTCATTAGCATGGAAATGTTTGTCTGCCTTGACCCCATGCCGATGATGGCTTTCTATCGTTTCGGTACCAACAGGTTTACGTGATCCTCCGACCACACGTGAAGGAGTTTCTGCAGTCCGTGGCAAAAGCATACGAGGTGTGTGTCTAAATTGTGCTAAATTAAAACAACTCAATTGTGCATGTTTAGCTTTTGACATGGCACCCTTTAAACTGTAGTGGGAGCCCTTCTGCAAATGGTCCTTGTCTTTTAATAAGAGCcagtaagtgttttttttacgtCCTATGTCGCAGCTCTTTGTTTACACTTGTGCAAAGCGGGAGTACGCTGAGAAGATTCTGGACATCCTGGACCCGCAAAGGAGGCTCTTTCGGTAGGTCAACCTGAAAGCATTTCACTTTGTGTATTGCAAGGAACGAATGAATAACATCATCATTTTGTTCCCTTGCAGCCACCGTCTTTATCAGGATGAGTGCTCCTGCGTTCTCGGCCACTACGTCAAAGATCTCGGCGTCCTGGGGAGAGATCTGACCAAGACTGTGGTTCTGGACAACGCCCCCCACACCTACCCCAACCACGTTCGTATGACACAGATTGTCCACCGTGCTCGTTGGCCGTCGGTTCGATTCAATTTGAGGCGTCGTCTGATTGTTGCAGTTGATGAACACGCTTCCCATCAAGAGTTGGTCTGGCGAGTCGGACGACCGGGAACTCCAGAAGCTCATCCCCTACATGGAGAAACTGTCTGCAGCGGTCCGTCCGACATTTATCGCTAGTTTGTTTGCATCTTTTATGGCCGTCTGTATTTCGGCAGGATTTCTTTTTGAATCCTGAAAACAGACTTTCCACGCGCACGCTCGTATCATCTCCTGTGTTTTTTCAGGAGGACTTTCGGGAGGTGCTGAAGAAGAGGAAGGATCACTTCCAACGACTGCTGTCGGAGGACTGATGTGACCAGAACCCGCCCCCCACTTGCGTCTCTCCGTGACCGCTTCCAAGGACGCCGTATCCATTTTTCAGCTACGCTGCTCTATATTTTTTGCACCACATTACCATCAAATCATTCCCCTGAGTAGAAGACCCAGAGATGAAACTTGAAATGTGTTGTgtatataattatttattatttcgcAAAATCCTTTTTATTTTCGATCAATGTTTAATGCAATAAAACTAACCTAATTGTGGGATCATTATGATTGTGGAATATATCTGCGGTATTTAACAACAAATAGCCGTGATGGATATTCTAAAACTCTCATCTCCGAGCCTCAAATGCGACACCTAAGTCATAAATTGTTTACAGGCGGATGGCACGGCTCTGTGGTTTCGGACTTCTCAGCTGGCTTTTCAGCTGTGTctatcaaaacaaaagcagcctGTAAAAATAAGTCTTCATGTATCGCCCCACGGCTGCAGGAAAGAGCCAACAGTGCAGCAAGTGGAAAAGCTTTGCAAAACAGTTCTGTTTCCATCTGTCCAGTTGTTGCAAACCAAGTTTCATTGCTCTTGCTTAATTGTAATCCAATAACTACGACACCAATGCTGACAACTAGAACACGGCTATAAAAGTGAACATCTAGACTGTGAGTCTCAAACTGGAAGTTAAGTGCTTACCCTCCTGCTGCATCTCCTCTGCTTTATTTGCTCCATATGGTGTTTGACATGGTACCCGGCAGGGAAGGGAAGGAGGGGGGTGCAATGGGCGGAGGGAAAGCCTAGTATTTTGTCCGTCCTGAAATTTGATTCACAACTTCAGGATcctggaagacaaaaagaaaagcaagagGGGGAGGGAAGAAAGGTTTTCTTCTTCTAACCACCAGAGGCGTAAACTCAACAAACAGCCGACAACCTACTGGAAAAAGTAAGTTCTTTAATTCcaacttttgtttgtatttgatgAATAGAATTAGTGTGTGACCCAAGCGTTGTTTCATTTTATCTCTGCCATTGTTGCCGCATAGGCGCAAAACAAAAGACAGACAGAAGTCATCATAACTGAAAACTGCGTTTTAATTGTAGCTTTTTGCACGGTCGTTTGGTGAGCAAGTCATCTTGACCCAATATTTAAGCGACGTTTTTTTAGAATTGCACAACACAGCCgggaaagtatttttttttttttttttttaaagcgggaGAAAAGTCACTATTTGATCCTACGCGCATTTTCCACATGCAGACGATCACGAATTGCATTTATGTGATTTGGAATGATCTGAATATGGTCGCGTCATTTAATttgtttggggggaaaaaaagttctgaGTGCCATTGTTTGCTTTGCGAGTGTGCGCCAAAACGACTTAACCGAATGTGAGCCACACATGTCAATGAAAGTCAGCGTGGGTTTGAAGCAACAAAAGGAGACGCGTGGATGTTGTTATTGTGGCGTTAAAGTCATTGAACGCATCCACGTGCAGCACGCGTGGGCTACTACACAACACATTCAGCACGATATCATTTAATAATAACTTTAATAAGAGTTCGTTTCATTGAAAAAGCAGAGCATCCCAAGTGACGTCACCGAAATCGTCCTTTTGCTTcgtaaataaaaatcaatacaGAATTGGACACTGATTCTTCGTTAATCCAATTTATAGCGACCCTGAGAAGATTGTGACGTCACCCGGGTCAGTATATTTATCTATTCTATTCAACGCGCACTTTCAAGCAGTGATTGCAAATGTGTGGAAATTTAGTAATAGTTTTCCATATTAGGCATATTCTCTAGTTATGTTTACATCTCCAGATGTATTGTTTGTCTCAACCTatctgggataagctccagctcaCTTGCTGCTCTACTGGGAACAAgcacaacaggaaaaaaaaaaatggatggaaaatCGGAATCATTTTTCTGTTCATGTTGTTTTAATCAGGTGCCAGGCTGTGCGACTATGAACACGTCAGGGCTTAAGGCCGGCGACGGGCAGAACGCAAAGGAGCTCGACAGCGTGAAGGAATCCAtcagtgacatcatcaatcaGCTTCAGGACATCGACCCTGCTAGGCTGTCTTTCTCCCCCTTCCTGGACCTGGACACACAGATCTGCATGGCACCCGTGTCAGACAGTCCAGAGTCCTCGGTGGAGGAGCTGCACTCGTCCTCCCACTCGGCCTCCGGCTCGCAGCGTTCCCTGGAGCCTCTACCGTCGGCTGAGGAGGCAAAGGGTAAGTTTCGACAGCACCAAAGTCCATCTGAGATCTGCTCCAGCTCAACTCAGCATATTGCATTTTTGAACTTTAGAGTCAGAAGAATCACAGTTCTAAATGTCTCCAGTTTTCTTGGAGATATACTTAAAAGAACATTTGGGGTGAATGTGGACTGGATTGTCAAATTCGGTAATGGGAAACAATCACAGACGCATTAAATCAAAACCAACTTAGCAAAGTAATAATTACGATATGCAGGAGTGGTTTGTTGATGTCCTGGGAATTTATAGGATGTGgcaaagcagatgatttgaggtCCAGGCATTAAGATAATCTGCTCCTCAAACCCACTTTCGACGCCTTGACATGTCTAATATGGGGATAATGCGTAAGAgtctccattgtttggttttggATGCTGCTTTAATCAGTCCCTCTGGTTTGAACAGACTCGGCCTCCAGCCACCAGCAGCCCAGCAATGGCCTCCACGAGGAGAAAAGGAGACACGGCCACACAGAGGAGGGAGCGCTGGATCAAACTCTTTCCACTCCGATCACCGCAGAGCGTAATTTGGCCGGCGCCACGGAAAACTGCATCAAGGCTCCAACTCTGATGTCTCAGGGAGACATCCCTAACGGCACAAACACACCAAAATGGAGTCCAGAATCCCCTTGTCTGAGCTGTACGGGGGATGAAGGTCGACCCTTGATGGCTCCACCGCCGGATAGCGTGGAGCTGACGGTGTGGAGCCCGGAGCTGGACACTCGCGAGGACGCACACGAGGAATCCGCCGGTGGCGGTCGGTGCTGCTGCGTGTGCAAATGCTGTCAGAGCGGCCGAGTCCCCGCCTTCCTCTCGGTTCTGGCTTCTTTTCTGTGTGCGTCGGCCATTCTCTACGCGCTCCATAGCTACGTCCACGTTCAGCTCCCCGACTGCCCCGACGTGACCAGCCGGGTGGTCTTCACCCTCTGCTGCTGTGTGGTGGCTACAGTACCCGTTGTACTCGGTAGGCATCATTCACAACAGACACATAAAGCAGAAGGATTAGGAAGGATTCATTTTGTCTGGCCGCCTCGTCTTGGAATGTTTCAACGTCTCGTGTCCCCTTTTATTTGGTGCACGTTCAACCTCTACACAGCGGACGTATGACAGGCcgtttatttcatattttcttctagatttggatttttttataGTCAAAAACATTATCTTCAAAACTTAGGTTCATCGtcaaacaaaaagtaaaaattcaACCCAGAGATAAAAACCAATTTTCAGGATTATTATCTAACAAGTGAATCATTTTTTTcactgattattattatttttttttatcacttaacaaattaaaataaattcaccaatatttttttttttcacaaagtggcattaaaaaaaagaaacgttttcaggattttttttttactaacatTTTCCTTCTGTGCCCTCTCCAGCAATGCTCTTGGGTGCAATGTGCCGCTTCTGTAGCGCCTCGTTCGGTTTGCACGACTCACCTCCCCGAAGACACGCAATTCAGCAGCGCTTCGTGACTGCATCCCTGCAGTTGTTATTCCTCTACGTCCTCAATCTTCTCGTCATGGCGGCCTTTATCCCTCAACAGCAGCTCAAATTGGTACCAATGTTGGTCGCCATGTTCATTCTGGGAAGGTAACTTTCTATTCTTtaaatatgtaccgtaattttcggactataagtcgcgttttttttcatagtttgggtggggggggcgacttatactcaggagcgacttatagtccgaaaattacggtaatataataTAGCTAATTAGAGTTATTATTCATAGAGTTTCAGTtctttataaaaataatttttgctACCAACGCTGGTTAAGATGTGTGCGCAGTGGACGAGTCTATTTTCGACTCAAAGCGACCACAATTACAATGTCACGAACAAAACCGAACCCTAAAAGCTACTGTAAGTCGGACTTGTACACGACAAaagtcattttcttttcaatcctACTGGCACGTGAGTCACATCACTGTAAcatgatttttaattttttttgcccccctcaAACAGGCTTGTCTACTGGGCCAGCTTGAATGCGTGCAGCTCCTGGCGAGGCTTCGGCTCCGGCCTGACCGTCTTCCCGCTCATGGCCTTGCTGgtttacaatttttttctcctgtacaaCCTGTACCGCAGAGAGTCGCTCCTTCCTTCccaggacattttttttaatcaggtcACCACATCTTCTCGGTTGGGGGAGACGACACAGAGCCCGAGTGGCACAGCAGACGCGCTGGCCGCAAACTTCCTGAACTCTCAGTGAGGACATGTGTGCTCTTCTTCCAGAAGGAAATCTCTTCAAAAATAAGTCATTCCTGTGGTCCACAGTCCGGCAAAGCTAAAGGAGTTGCCACGATAACCTCTCAGTTCTTGATGGCTTCAATGATTTAACTCTAGTagactgttttttcttttttaattttattgtttattatttgaAACTCAAGAGCTCTTTGCCAGCTTTCGATGGGGGCAAGCACTCCAACAAGTCCTTTCAAGCTACTCCAGTACAAATGTCTTCAATTCTCatgttgcttaaaaaaaaaaaaaaagcaaaagtgacGAGTTTGTAAAAAGTTTGTGTATATGAAGGCAGAATAAAATCCagttgtaaaaaagaaaagaaaaagatggcTGCTTTAGAATAGTCTGGGCCTCTGAAGAGTTATTCTCAGAAGAACGTATATGTGCGTGCCGCATTTGGACTGTTATTATGTGTGCCCTCCATCTGCTGCCTACTGGCTTACTTTGCTGCTGATGTTGCTCTCTGGCCCCTGTAATGAGTCTAAACTAAAATAGAAAGCCGacagaagaagaataaaaataaacttaatTGCAGACAATTATTTTGGGAGACGTGTGTGGGCTCATCGAGGAGAATGTGAAATTAAGTGACTCGAAACCACAAACATGGATAAAACTGTGGGTACACCTCTGTTCATGAAAGACAAACCCACATAGGTCACAGAAATAACTTCAATGTGACAAAataatgaatatatatatatatatatatatataataataaaattattttatatatatatatatatatatatatatatatatatatatatatatatatatatatatatatatatatatatatatatatatatatatgcgacTATAATTATTAAGCCCATCGACAAGAGATTTGACCCTAACAGCAGCGCCCTCTAGCCGCATGAGGACGTAATTAACACAGAACTGTGACGTAAACCTATTTCCAAAGATGGCGGCGTTGGTGGGTACGTAATGTTTTGAGTGAAATAATACGCTTTCGTCAAGTCTATCGGGCTTTCTAACAGTGATTTGCTAATCTTATTTGGGATTTTGGACACTAAATCGGACTGTCTTATGTTTCATTGCGTCAGTATTTGGAGCAGCAACTTTTAAGGGCATATGCACGCTGACCTTGCTGCGTTAGCTTGCTAGCTAATATGCAAGAGAATCAAACGACTGCTGTAATTCCAAAAGCCTCGTTGTAACGTAACAGAAAAGTTAGAAACAGATAGACGACGCAGACATCAAGTAGACAAGGACGTTTGGTGGATTATTTacgttttctttgctttttacaTGATTGTAAATGCTCTCGTAATTGTTAGGCAACAGAACAATATGAATAGACAATAGAATAATTATCATACAGCCAGCTTTGGCAGATGGGTGACTAACAATTCATCTAAAATACTTTTTGCAGGGCCTCGCCTGACCATGTCTGGCAGTTTTTGTGCAAGGTAAGTGAATAACTTATGTATGCTCGAATGTGAAGTTTCAACATGGCGTCAATCTTAAAGATGCCAATTGCACAGGGTAAATCATGGTCATAAATTGAACCTGCTCTTTCTTCCTCAGGCCGATTTCATCATTGTTTCTTCAGCAGCAGAAGAGTCTGCACAACGCCGCTAAAAGCGACAATACCACCACAAGGTGAGATGCTTGTGAGTGTTTGATAGAATTAAGTTCCTTATCATATTGCCCCTTCTTACAGTTTGGTGCCCGTCCGAGAGAAAAGCACGGCAGTGGCGGCTGCCAAACCATCGTCTGTAGCCAGCAGCAAGGGCGAGTATGTCATCACCAAACTGGATGACCTTATTAACTGGGCTCGCAGGGTGAGTGTCTTTTGTGTCTATTGAATTACAAATTAAGAGTTAAGGTCAGAATTTATGACGTATAAAATGTCTGGTGAGCCTATATTGCGTGAGTTACATTCACACTGGTCCCATGAATCATACAGATTTTTATAAATATGATTTATACAATTAATATGGATGCACCAGAGGTCCTATCACGGTCAAGATCTATTGTGTTTACCCCTGTAGAGTTCTTTGTGGCCTATGACCTTCGGCTTGGCGTGCTGCGCGGTGGAGATGATGCACATGGCGGCACCGCGCTACGACATGGACCGCTTCGGCGTGGTGTTCCGCGCCAGTCCCAGACAGGCTGATGTCATGATTGTGGCCGGGACTTTGACCAACAAAATGGCTCCAGCTCTCAGGAAGGTGAGGACGCAGAAGTCTAATCCTCAATGTCACACATGTTCCAAATCCCGGGATTGAGGGGCTCGGTGGCTCTGTCTCATGGAAATGCAAAGTACAGCTTTCATCACTACGGTGACCGACTGAGCGCGTTGGCATGCAACTGATGGGCTGCTCAATGTCGCCGGCGCAGTGACCTTCAACGAGTTTACCGGCGGTTCTGGTTTTTAAAGCGCTGAGCAACTCATCTTATAACTTTTCTGGTGGTTTTGGAGACCCAAATATTCGTATACAAAAAAAGTATATGTAATGTTGAAAACGATGTCAATACTTTTTTCCCACAGGTGTACGACCAGATGCCTGAGCCAAGATACGTTATCTCCATGGGAAGGTGAGATGACTACTAAATCCTTTTTAACTCCTGTGATTTGATATTGGCAGCAAAGCGGATGTTTCATTTTGAACTCGCTACTCTTGACTCGTGATTGTTTGCTCCCCCTAGCTGTGCAAATGGAGGAGGCTACTATCACTACTCTTACGCTGTGGTCAGAGGCTGTGACCGAATTGTACCAGTGGACATTTATGTTCCAGGTATACATAGATGTGAATAATGGTCTTTAAAATGTTGGCTATATTAATGTACTATGGTGATATTATTTATATAGTCATGGAAAATGGATGTAGTCTGTGATAGAATAAAATTGTGATTTATTTCTACATCCTACGACTTGTGCTGTGCACAGGGTGCCCACCCACCGCAGAGGCTCTCCTCTATGGAACATTGCAGTTGCAGAAGAAGATCAAACGTGAGAAGAAGTTGGCAATCTGGTATCGGAAGTGAATGGGCGTTATGtatgactgtgtgtgcgtgtgtgtgtgtatataatacACCCGAGCTTTAAGTGTTGAAGTTCTGGTTTCATTTGGGACGTTGTTCATCCTCAATGTAGAACTGCAAGAAATCACCGTAAAATAAAGTCAAGAATTATTTAATATTAGCTGTACTGATGCTTGTTTTTAACCCAActctgaccttttttttttttaaagtaatctGCTGTCATATCTACAGAATAGCtttgtaacaaaaataaaaattccagaCTTAATGAAAGCTCTAATTTGGTGAAGTTGGTAAAACCACAGAGTTTTAAATTGTCCCATGAGTACTTGACAGTGGTCTACCAAGTGTATTGCGTTAGCCTGCCACCAGGTAGCGCCAAAATCTCAATTTGACAGCAGACAAAAAGTAAAAGCTAAaatttgactgtttttattgcAACTTTATGTGctttttgtttaatttgaaaaataatcacTTGCTCTGACTTTGACAAAGGTCATTTcaagcatttatttaaaaaaaaaaatagaatctaCCCACTACTGAGTTTCCCCATCTGACTTTTTCTGTCCATCTAATGAGTTTATATTTTTGTGTTCATATGACTTGTACTGTTCTCTTTTAACAGCAATGTATACAGTACTTTATCGCCAGTCTGCATTTGTCGACATTAAACACCTCTTATTAACCGAgcgtgctaatgctaatgctgaGTCAAGTGCTGCTTAAATTGATC includes the following:
- the ctdspl3 gene encoding CTD small phosphatase-like protein 3 gives rise to the protein MRLRSQRTLTPYTETPRKTRQPSSNKATPTPRRSRRCVSVPGTPLQDKVEVLSDCEDGPPMRRRVLPCRWPRKRAIATVVKETDAVLKTPPRSILRHERVLSEMDPASPYNSTTQKISTPIVRFLTPSKENQDYKSEENNVMMSPEQGVFGYGSIDLLAGDADNHIFSPFSFIKNLPSQSHYSQPRLPDIPPKTRSTPESTLVVDLDETLMFGSLNVIDNAEYTFQTAFQDHQYKVYVILRPHVKEFLQSVAKAYELFVYTCAKREYAEKILDILDPQRRLFRHRLYQDECSCVLGHYVKDLGVLGRDLTKTVVLDNAPHTYPNHLMNTLPIKSWSGESDDRELQKLIPYMEKLSAAEDFREVLKKRKDHFQRLLSED
- the ndufs7 gene encoding NADH dehydrogenase [ubiquinone] iron-sulfur protein 7, mitochondrial, whose translation is MAALVGPRLTMSGSFCARPISSLFLQQQKSLHNAAKSDNTTTSLVPVREKSTAVAAAKPSSVASSKGEYVITKLDDLINWARRSSLWPMTFGLACCAVEMMHMAAPRYDMDRFGVVFRASPRQADVMIVAGTLTNKMAPALRKVYDQMPEPRYVISMGSCANGGGYYHYSYAVVRGCDRIVPVDIYVPGCPPTAEALLYGTLQLQKKIKREKKLAIWYRK
- the LOC133167257 gene encoding transmembrane protein 79-like, coding for MNTSGLKAGDGQNAKELDSVKESISDIINQLQDIDPARLSFSPFLDLDTQICMAPVSDSPESSVEELHSSSHSASGSQRSLEPLPSAEEAKDSASSHQQPSNGLHEEKRRHGHTEEGALDQTLSTPITAERNLAGATENCIKAPTLMSQGDIPNGTNTPKWSPESPCLSCTGDEGRPLMAPPPDSVELTVWSPELDTREDAHEESAGGGRCCCVCKCCQSGRVPAFLSVLASFLCASAILYALHSYVHVQLPDCPDVTSRVVFTLCCCVVATVPVVLAMLLGAMCRFCSASFGLHDSPPRRHAIQQRFVTASLQLLFLYVLNLLVMAAFIPQQQLKLVPMLVAMFILGRLVYWASLNACSSWRGFGSGLTVFPLMALLVYNFFLLYNLYRRESLLPSQDIFFNQVTTSSRLGETTQSPSGTADALAANFLNSQ